A single region of the Neodiprion pinetum isolate iyNeoPine1 chromosome 5, iyNeoPine1.2, whole genome shotgun sequence genome encodes:
- the LOC124219898 gene encoding uncharacterized protein isoform X2 codes for MRQWSVSIPTPRATHSSKRNATQPNAMYPQVTSQAQILTSLVALLLGAITCVASRSIRPDNFIIGNTERPPSKPVMYELDEDTEDKLFVNNDQGSSQGGDYYSRSGLMFNMPIAVAILFSLYCRPKKLNPVDVVRILKLDEPIKK; via the exons ATGCGCCAGTGGTCAGTTTCGATTCCGACACCGCGAGCCACGCACTCGTCGAaacgcaacgcaacgcaacCCAACGCGATGTACCCTCAAGTCACCAGCCAAGCTCAGATTCTGACGTCACTCGTCGCGCTGCTCCTCGGCGCCATTACGTGTGTCGCCTCAAG AAGCATCCGGCCGGACAATTTCATCATCGGTAACACCGAGCGACCACCATCAAAGCCCGTCATGTACGAGCTTGACGAAG ATACGGAAGATAAATTATTCGTAAACAATGATCAAGGCTCGAGCCAGGGAGGAGATTATTACTCGAGATCTGGTCTAATGTTCAACATGCCGATAGCGGTGGCCATCTTGTTTT CACTTTACTGTAGACCGAAAAAGCTGAACCCTGTCGACGTGGTGCGAATTTTGAAACTGGACGAACCGATAAAAAAGTGA
- the LOC124219898 gene encoding uncharacterized protein isoform X1 has protein sequence MRQWSVSIPTPRATHSSKRNATQPNAMYPQVTSQAQILTSLVALLLGAITCVASRSIRPDNFIIGNTERPPSKPVMYELDEDTEDKLFVNNDQGSSQGGDYYSRSGLMFNMPIAVAILFSVILLICCFCCLRCAVDYEGYKKTLYCRPKKLNPVDVVRILKLDEPIKK, from the exons ATGCGCCAGTGGTCAGTTTCGATTCCGACACCGCGAGCCACGCACTCGTCGAaacgcaacgcaacgcaacCCAACGCGATGTACCCTCAAGTCACCAGCCAAGCTCAGATTCTGACGTCACTCGTCGCGCTGCTCCTCGGCGCCATTACGTGTGTCGCCTCAAG AAGCATCCGGCCGGACAATTTCATCATCGGTAACACCGAGCGACCACCATCAAAGCCCGTCATGTACGAGCTTGACGAAG ATACGGAAGATAAATTATTCGTAAACAATGATCAAGGCTCGAGCCAGGGAGGAGATTATTACTCGAGATCTGGTCTAATGTTCAACATGCCGATAGCGGTGGCCATCTTGTTTT CCGTGATTCTACTGATTTGTTGCTTTTGCTGCCTCCGATGCGCCGTCGACTACGAGggttataaaaaaa CACTTTACTGTAGACCGAAAAAGCTGAACCCTGTCGACGTGGTGCGAATTTTGAAACTGGACGAACCGATAAAAAAGTGA